From one Mytilus trossulus isolate FHL-02 chromosome 10, PNRI_Mtr1.1.1.hap1, whole genome shotgun sequence genomic stretch:
- the LOC134688550 gene encoding carbohydrate sulfotransferase 3-like, with the protein MDVFKICTCTNRRKLVFTLMFASALIYTMQNQGYNIFSRNTMENLQTSTNVENTVLNMSIHSYTDTYTNQNTKRISAQGPRDILLFGYQRGETTFVGHILGCRKDTFYFYEPFWSISKQKYFTKSQKCDTHKDVCRNYDNNTLNISRLVSSLYACDSDTIGKLVSSVQSEHSCTRNREKFKSKDVQKLHNICKQAKYRVTKMLRISAEFIENLLQINPKLQIVYLYRDPRAIISSRLKSKARPIKDLVTAVCNKMDIDSSTVIQIANKYPQNVILVSAESIAKDPVNISRKLFEFLDLKFTKSDENQINSLSNWNSKRKKMREGNFNPYKNNGYASSMKWRTVLSRDIKAIADSLCQSVYQRLGYLNMTSAEYFRNINETNIFLPKKIKEFSLH; encoded by the exons ATGgatgttttcaaaatatgcaCATGTACCAACAGACGAAAACTTGTATTCACCCTCATGTTTGCATCAGCACTCATTTATACCATGCAAAATCAAG GATACAATATATTTTCTCGCAACACGATGGAAAATTTACAAACCAGCACTAATGTGGAGAATACAGTTCTAAATATGTCTATACACAGTTATACTGACACATATACCAATCAGAATACAAAAAGGATTTCAGCACAAGGTCCTAGAGACATTTTATTATTCGGTTATCAACGAGGAGAAACAACGTTTGTGGGACATATTCTCGGGTGTAGAAAGGACACGTTCTACTTTTACGAGCCTTTCTGGTCAATAtcgaaacaaaaatatttcacgAAATCTCAGAAGTGTGACACACACAAAGATGTATGTAG AAACTATGACAACAACACACTTAACATTTCTAGACTGGTTAGCTCATTGTATGCCTGTGATTCCGATACAATAGGAAAACTTGTATCAAGTGTCCAATCAGAACATTCCTGTACAAGGAACAGGGAAAAGTTCAAGAGCAAGGATGTCCAAAAACTACATAATATCTGCAAACAAGCTAAGTATAGAGTTACGAAAATGCTGAGAATAAGTGCGgaatttattgaaaatcttCTTCAAATAAATCCTAAATTACAAATTGTATATTTGTATCGTGATCCAAGAGCAATTATATCTTCAAGATTGAAAAGTAAGGCCAGACCAATTAAAGATTTAGTGACTGCAGTGTGTAACAAGATGGACATAGATAGTAGTACGGTTATTCAAATAGCgaacaaatatccacaaaatgttattttagtaTCTGCAGAAAGTATTGCAAAGGATCCGGTTAATATTTCACGTAAACTGTTTGAATTTTTGGACCTTAAATTCACAAAATCggatgaaaatcaaataaatagtTTATCAAACTGGAATAGCAAGCGTAAAAAGATGAGAGAGGGAAATTTCAACCCGTATAAAAATAACGGATACGCCTCGTCAATGAAATGGCGGACAGTTTTATCACGTGATATCAAAGCCATTGCTGACAGTCTATGTCAATCTGTGTATCAACGTCTTGGATATCTAAATATGACATCAGCAGAATATTTCCGAAATATCAATGAAACTAACATCTTTCTgcctaaaaaaataaaggaattcTCTTTGCATTAA